From Alienimonas californiensis, a single genomic window includes:
- a CDS encoding Uma2 family endonuclease codes for MFPAAPAAPPAPPQQTARRLVPPLVLRGVSWRSYRELRDDPGNERVRLTYDAASRRLEISVPGKRHENVAELLGYFVAAFGRIRRLNIIPVGSTTWRKADVGGAEGDKAFYVGRSAADLALNGNFPDLDGGDVPPDLVLEVDVTSPGVEKLPIYAGLGVPEVWTWENDVVVARRLGDGGYRVVADSVELPGFPLAFAAELVATRADAATFELEEAFAAHLRADG; via the coding sequence ATGTTCCCCGCCGCTCCGGCCGCCCCGCCTGCCCCTCCGCAGCAAACCGCGCGGCGCCTCGTCCCGCCGTTGGTGCTGCGGGGGGTCTCGTGGCGGAGTTACCGCGAACTGCGAGACGATCCCGGGAACGAGCGAGTGCGGCTGACCTACGACGCAGCCTCCCGCCGACTGGAGATCTCCGTGCCGGGCAAGCGTCACGAAAACGTCGCCGAACTGTTGGGGTACTTCGTCGCGGCGTTCGGCCGGATCAGACGTTTGAACATCATCCCTGTCGGCAGCACGACTTGGCGGAAGGCGGACGTGGGAGGCGCGGAGGGGGATAAAGCCTTTTACGTGGGCCGTTCCGCTGCCGATCTAGCCCTTAACGGCAACTTCCCTGACCTCGACGGCGGCGACGTGCCACCCGACCTCGTGCTGGAGGTTGACGTGACGAGCCCCGGCGTCGAAAAGCTGCCGATCTACGCCGGTCTCGGCGTGCCGGAGGTTTGGACCTGGGAAAATGACGTGGTCGTCGCCCGCCGCCTCGGGGACGGCGGATATCGGGTCGTCGCGGATAGCGTCGAACTGCCCGGCTTCCCGCTGGCGTTCGCGGCGGAGTTGGTCGCCACGCGGGCCGACGCCGCAACGTTCGAGTTGGAAGAGGCCTTCGCGGCACATTTGCGAGCCGACGGCTGA
- a CDS encoding PP2C family protein-serine/threonine phosphatase: MGLRRQNNEDASAVRLAGSRESFADHGHLLLVADGMGGHAVGELASGIAAEVVPQDYLRDTTGGDPADRLAAAVVRANAAIYAKGESTPDFSRMGTTCTALALTPQGAAIAHVGDSRCYRIRGQRCDQLTFDHSLQWELIRQGMDPQSVMLNEPRNVITRSLGPAPDVAVDVEGPFAILPGDVYVLCSDGLTGHVQDHEIGAIAGSLPPEEAAKTLVNLANLRGGSDNTTVVVAQVGEIPEGVAHNPTRDPTRPMNPWLLAAAWALAAVLVTGLALLLFGHYVAGTLVTGAGGALLAAAGFRIWQKWYRGPRERPLHTAGSETAVWRAYRSAPAVVDRAIVAEAGQLASQLQRTAAEERWPIDPKRVEKHRARAAASASEADLQGAFQHLCRMIDVQMKGLVQTRRAGADRLAPPRPKPPPPPPDLSPSPAARPE, translated from the coding sequence GTGGGGCTTCGGCGCCAGAACAACGAGGACGCTTCCGCGGTGCGGCTGGCCGGTTCGCGGGAGTCGTTCGCCGATCACGGCCACCTGTTATTGGTGGCGGACGGCATGGGCGGGCATGCGGTCGGCGAGTTGGCCAGCGGCATCGCCGCGGAGGTCGTGCCGCAGGACTATCTGAGAGACACCACCGGCGGCGACCCCGCCGACCGCCTCGCCGCCGCGGTCGTCCGGGCCAACGCGGCGATCTACGCCAAGGGCGAGAGCACGCCGGACTTCTCCCGGATGGGCACGACCTGCACGGCCCTGGCCCTCACGCCGCAGGGCGCCGCGATCGCCCACGTCGGCGACAGCCGGTGTTACCGCATCCGCGGGCAGCGCTGCGATCAGCTGACGTTCGATCACAGTTTGCAGTGGGAACTGATCCGGCAGGGGATGGACCCGCAGTCGGTCATGCTGAACGAGCCGCGGAACGTCATCACCCGCTCGCTCGGGCCGGCCCCGGACGTGGCGGTGGACGTCGAGGGGCCGTTCGCCATCCTGCCGGGCGACGTCTACGTGCTGTGCAGCGACGGCCTGACGGGGCACGTGCAGGATCACGAGATCGGCGCCATCGCCGGATCCCTGCCGCCGGAGGAGGCGGCGAAAACCTTGGTGAACCTCGCGAACCTGCGGGGCGGCTCCGACAACACCACCGTCGTGGTGGCCCAGGTGGGCGAGATCCCCGAGGGCGTCGCCCATAACCCGACCCGCGATCCGACCCGCCCGATGAACCCCTGGCTGCTGGCGGCCGCGTGGGCGCTGGCGGCGGTGCTGGTCACCGGGTTGGCGTTGCTGCTGTTCGGGCACTACGTCGCCGGAACGCTGGTGACGGGGGCGGGCGGGGCGCTGCTGGCGGCGGCGGGCTTTCGCATCTGGCAGAAGTGGTACCGCGGCCCGCGGGAGCGCCCGCTGCACACCGCCGGCAGCGAGACCGCCGTCTGGCGGGCCTACCGCAGCGCCCCGGCGGTGGTGGATCGGGCGATCGTCGCCGAGGCGGGACAACTCGCCTCGCAACTTCAACGCACCGCCGCGGAGGAGCGCTGGCCGATCGACCCGAAGCGGGTGGAGAAACACCGCGCTCGGGCAGCCGCCAGCGCCTCCGAGGCCGACCTGCAGGGGGCGTTTCAGCACCTCTGCCGGATGATCGACGTGCAGATGAAGGGACTCGTGCAGACCCGCCGCGCGGGCGCCGACCGGCTGGCCCCGCCCCGGCCCAAGCCGCCCCCGCCGCCGCCCGATCTGTCGCCCAGCCCCGCGGCCAGACCGGAGTAA
- a CDS encoding four helix bundle protein, translating to MPRTVANQVDGRQLLRSSGSVAANYFEANDALGPKDFRFRIKISRKEAKESGLWLRLLDARGEAAISDERDRLNDEALQLVRIFTAILRKHSG from the coding sequence CTGCCGCGAACGGTCGCCAATCAGGTAGACGGGCGGCAGCTGCTCCGCTCGTCAGGGTCGGTCGCTGCGAACTACTTCGAGGCGAACGACGCACTTGGCCCGAAAGACTTTCGGTTCCGCATCAAGATCAGCCGGAAGGAGGCGAAGGAAAGCGGCCTCTGGCTCCGGCTACTCGACGCTCGCGGAGAGGCGGCGATTTCGGACGAGCGGGATCGTCTCAACGACGAGGCCCTCCAACTGGTCCGGATCTTCACCGCGATCCTCCGCAAGCACAGCGGCTAG
- a CDS encoding PEGA domain-containing protein, with product MNPAPHPRRTSRPAGGRPAVRRRAAIARLWALAAAATLLGSGCNSVHRRLTIDSQPRGALVMVDGERIGYTPASISYDYYATRRITLVKDGYETQSFLQPIEAPWWQIPPADFVTDNFLPHQVEDRRVIFRNLAPKVLAPTEDVLIRADDLRNRSQLEP from the coding sequence ATGAATCCCGCCCCGCACCCCCGCCGCACCTCCCGCCCCGCGGGCGGCCGTCCGGCCGTTCGCCGCCGGGCCGCGATCGCGCGCCTGTGGGCGCTCGCCGCGGCGGCGACGCTGCTGGGGTCCGGCTGCAACTCCGTGCACCGCCGGCTGACGATCGACAGTCAGCCCCGCGGCGCCCTGGTGATGGTCGACGGCGAACGGATCGGCTACACGCCCGCCTCCATCAGCTACGACTACTACGCCACCCGCCGCATCACGCTGGTGAAGGACGGGTACGAAACCCAAAGCTTCCTCCAGCCGATCGAAGCCCCCTGGTGGCAGATCCCGCCGGCGGACTTCGTCACCGACAACTTCCTGCCGCATCAGGTGGAAGATCGGCGGGTGATCTTCCGCAATCTGGCCCCGAAGGTGTTGGCCCCGACGGAGGACGTCCTCATCCGGGCCGACGACCTGCGGAACCGCAGTCAGCTCGAACCGTAA
- a CDS encoding sensor histidine kinase, translating into MFFARSLRLRLYGGVALAAAMLVLLSGAALVTLNQSHQATREIYARLTNLPNRAALDRAVDNLQAHTLPQNAPPTREVAEGLQREVRGLLAAAEQARVMMIRDYDAAPLGSPQRGQWVVAGPVLGTIGNRFNSMAAVANVLVPPSGQEFDRKKTDAARAELFRLAVLSKSELHAIPDPHVNLHRSLSQHHRHHRRLLLWVIGLTALVVLGCGWLVYYGYRRLGVPLRDLHRSARQIAGGDVGHRVKQWYNDEVGELVGAVNHMADRFSEMNEELDRRVYEQSRQLVRSERLAGVGTLSAGLAHEINNPLSAIGMAAQSLTQRSASLLSGCSAQERALAERYLEMIARETDRCSGITRKLLTFAKGNGGVREPTDVRTLAEEVLEMVRPMSKYADRRVEFDPGPAGCVGVAATGAGGPEDRAGGSIAHVNGPEIKQVLLNLTLNALEATPDGGAVTLRVRPGADAVEVSVEDTGCGMTDEVREHLFEPFFTRRGDGTGTGLGLSMTHRIVTDHGGTIEADSDGEGRGSVFRVRLPRQVAEPARRPLRKAA; encoded by the coding sequence GTGTTTTTCGCTCGAAGCCTGCGGCTGCGACTGTACGGCGGCGTGGCCCTCGCGGCGGCGATGCTGGTGCTGCTCAGCGGGGCGGCGCTGGTCACGCTGAACCAGAGCCATCAGGCCACCCGGGAGATCTACGCCCGGCTGACCAATCTGCCGAACCGGGCCGCCCTCGACCGGGCGGTCGACAATCTGCAGGCGCACACCCTGCCGCAGAACGCGCCGCCGACTCGGGAGGTCGCCGAGGGACTTCAGCGGGAGGTCCGCGGGCTGCTCGCCGCCGCGGAGCAGGCTCGGGTCATGATGATTCGCGATTACGACGCCGCCCCCCTGGGCAGCCCGCAGCGTGGGCAGTGGGTCGTCGCGGGGCCGGTGCTCGGCACGATTGGCAATCGGTTCAACTCAATGGCCGCCGTCGCCAACGTGCTCGTGCCTCCGTCCGGGCAGGAATTCGATCGAAAGAAGACCGACGCCGCCCGGGCCGAACTCTTCCGGCTCGCCGTGCTGAGCAAAAGCGAACTGCACGCGATCCCGGACCCGCACGTGAACCTGCACCGCAGTCTCTCCCAGCACCATCGCCACCACCGCCGATTGCTGCTCTGGGTGATCGGGCTGACGGCCCTCGTGGTGCTTGGCTGCGGGTGGCTGGTGTATTACGGCTATCGCCGCCTAGGCGTTCCGTTGCGGGACCTGCACCGCAGCGCCCGGCAGATCGCCGGCGGAGACGTCGGGCACCGCGTCAAGCAGTGGTACAACGACGAGGTCGGCGAACTGGTCGGGGCCGTTAATCACATGGCTGACCGCTTCAGCGAGATGAACGAGGAGCTGGACCGCCGCGTCTACGAGCAGTCCCGCCAACTGGTCCGCAGCGAACGCCTCGCCGGCGTGGGCACCCTCTCCGCCGGGCTGGCCCACGAGATCAACAACCCGCTGTCCGCGATCGGCATGGCGGCCCAGAGCCTCACGCAGCGGTCCGCTTCCCTGCTGTCCGGCTGCTCCGCTCAGGAGCGGGCTCTCGCCGAGCGCTACCTGGAGATGATCGCCCGGGAGACGGATCGGTGCAGCGGCATCACCCGCAAGCTGCTGACCTTCGCCAAGGGTAACGGCGGCGTGCGCGAGCCCACGGACGTGCGGACCCTCGCCGAGGAGGTGCTGGAAATGGTCCGCCCGATGAGCAAATACGCCGATCGCCGCGTCGAGTTTGATCCCGGCCCGGCCGGCTGCGTCGGCGTGGCCGCGACCGGGGCCGGCGGACCGGAGGATCGGGCCGGCGGCTCCATCGCTCATGTCAACGGGCCGGAGATCAAACAGGTGTTGCTCAACCTGACCCTCAACGCCCTGGAAGCGACGCCGGACGGCGGCGCCGTCACCCTGCGGGTCCGCCCGGGGGCCGACGCCGTCGAGGTCTCGGTCGAAGACACCGGCTGCGGCATGACGGACGAGGTCCGCGAGCACCTGTTCGAACCCTTCTTCACCCGCCGCGGCGACGGCACCGGCACCGGGCTGGGGCTCTCGATGACGCACCGTATCGTCACCGACCACGGCGGCACGATCGAGGCGGACAGTGACGGCGAGGGCCGCGGCAGCGTGTTCCGCGTCCGCCTGCCCCGTCAGGTCGCCGAACCCGCCCGCCGGCCACTGCGCAAAGCGGCCTGA
- a CDS encoding P-loop NTPase, which yields MPLPSDPVAAVRNVVDPAFGKSLGELNAVGSVEAAGDRANVILHPPCVLHPLREQIEAKVAAALGGGAVTIDWQPRVIGRNAGGRLGLTAKNIIAVGSGKGGVGKSTVAAGLAIAFAEAGAKVGVVDADIHGPSLPHLFGVSKHGPPEMTERTGPDGRKVPRLLPVPVSLPGGKSLGLLSAAFVMPERSAAVLRGPMTQKYVLSFLQQAEWGELDYLVIDLPPGTGDVALTLAQNAALGGAVVVCTPQKVALLDAVKAVSMYRQLEIPVLGMVENMAGDLFGRGGAKAEAEALGVPTLGEIPADGRVRELGDAGTFANVLSEGGAVADELRRAAGKAALELARGALEKARTPTLEVL from the coding sequence ATGCCGTTGCCGTCCGATCCCGTCGCCGCCGTTCGCAACGTCGTCGATCCCGCCTTCGGGAAATCGCTGGGGGAACTGAACGCCGTCGGCTCCGTCGAGGCCGCCGGCGACCGGGCGAACGTCATCCTGCATCCGCCTTGCGTGCTGCACCCGCTCCGGGAGCAGATTGAGGCGAAGGTCGCCGCGGCGCTGGGCGGCGGGGCGGTGACGATCGACTGGCAGCCGCGGGTGATCGGCCGGAACGCCGGCGGGCGGCTGGGGCTGACGGCCAAGAACATCATCGCGGTCGGCAGCGGTAAGGGCGGGGTCGGCAAGTCGACCGTCGCCGCCGGGCTGGCGATCGCCTTCGCCGAGGCCGGGGCGAAGGTGGGTGTGGTGGACGCCGACATCCACGGGCCCTCGCTGCCGCACCTGTTCGGCGTCTCCAAGCACGGCCCGCCGGAGATGACCGAGCGCACCGGCCCGGACGGCCGGAAGGTGCCCCGACTGTTGCCGGTGCCGGTCTCGCTGCCGGGCGGGAAGTCGCTGGGGCTGCTCAGCGCCGCGTTCGTCATGCCGGAGCGGTCCGCCGCGGTGCTGCGGGGGCCGATGACGCAGAAATACGTGCTCTCCTTCCTCCAACAGGCGGAGTGGGGCGAACTGGACTACCTCGTGATCGACCTACCGCCCGGCACCGGCGACGTGGCCCTCACCCTCGCCCAGAACGCGGCGCTGGGCGGGGCGGTGGTGGTCTGCACCCCGCAGAAGGTCGCCCTGCTGGACGCGGTGAAGGCGGTCTCGATGTACCGCCAACTGGAGATCCCCGTGCTGGGCATGGTTGAGAACATGGCCGGCGACCTGTTCGGCCGCGGCGGGGCGAAGGCTGAGGCCGAAGCGCTCGGCGTGCCGACGCTCGGCGAGATCCCCGCCGACGGCAGAGTGCGGGAACTGGGCGACGCCGGGACGTTCGCCAACGTGCTCTCTGAGGGCGGGGCGGTCGCGGACGAACTCCGCCGGGCCGCCGGCAAGGCGGCGCTGGAACTGGCCCGCGGGGCGCTGGAGAAGGCCCGCACGCCGACATTGGAAGTGCTGTGA
- a CDS encoding HD domain-containing protein — translation MARDYSHESLSHDPIHGYIPFTSGAGLPAGEVGEAQIIDHPWVQRLRAIHQLQTAWYVFPSAEHMRFQHVLGAMHLAGRVSDEWYDSLAASCPNTPSKPLVVTLCRLAALLHDVGHGPFGHFFDDHYLDQFGLTHERLGAQIIEHELGDLIRGVRRNPGGVIGPLEEVEPRQVAYLIQRPRLGEPDDQPDWLRKLRSLFSGIYTVDNMDFVLRDAYMSGYNTRAFDLSRLTHYSFFTPAGLTIHARGLPALINFIETRANLFRTVYFHRTVRAFDLALEELFAETMSRLFPGNPLEHLDAYRRLTEQSFLVDVSRLSLSDDPADKALGEKWDAILARRFGWKMAAERTISFHSGAAERTTIYSEPELIEARVRRYLPKEIREIELAVDSARHYHRPSADLPVAGLNWLLDPAAGGPTELHDDELFRSLPLAFAIFRIYARNHQHDREINTALAKAVGGAGDTKTNM, via the coding sequence ATGGCCCGCGACTACTCCCACGAAAGCCTCTCCCACGATCCGATCCACGGCTACATCCCCTTTACCAGCGGCGCCGGGCTGCCGGCGGGGGAGGTGGGCGAGGCCCAGATCATCGACCACCCCTGGGTCCAGCGGCTGCGGGCGATCCACCAACTGCAAACCGCTTGGTACGTCTTCCCCAGCGCGGAGCACATGCGGTTCCAGCACGTCCTCGGGGCGATGCACCTCGCCGGGCGGGTCAGCGACGAGTGGTACGACTCTCTCGCCGCCAGTTGCCCGAACACGCCGTCGAAGCCGCTGGTCGTCACCCTCTGCCGGTTGGCCGCCCTATTGCACGACGTGGGGCACGGGCCGTTCGGGCACTTCTTCGACGACCACTACCTCGACCAGTTCGGCCTGACCCACGAACGCCTCGGCGCTCAGATTATCGAGCACGAACTCGGCGACCTGATCCGCGGCGTGCGTCGCAACCCCGGCGGGGTGATCGGCCCGCTGGAGGAGGTCGAACCGCGGCAGGTCGCCTATCTGATCCAGCGTCCCCGGTTGGGCGAGCCTGACGACCAGCCGGACTGGCTCCGTAAGCTGCGGAGCCTGTTCAGCGGGATCTACACGGTCGACAACATGGATTTCGTCCTGCGGGACGCCTACATGAGCGGCTACAACACCCGGGCCTTCGACCTCTCCCGGCTGACGCATTACAGCTTCTTCACCCCCGCCGGACTGACGATCCACGCCCGCGGCCTGCCGGCACTGATCAACTTCATCGAGACCCGGGCGAACCTGTTTCGCACCGTCTACTTCCACCGCACCGTGCGGGCCTTCGATCTGGCGCTGGAGGAACTGTTCGCGGAGACGATGTCCCGCCTGTTCCCCGGCAACCCGCTGGAGCACCTGGACGCCTACCGCCGGCTGACGGAGCAGAGTTTTCTGGTCGACGTCTCCCGGCTGTCGCTGTCGGACGACCCGGCGGACAAGGCGCTGGGCGAGAAATGGGACGCGATCCTCGCCCGCCGGTTCGGCTGGAAGATGGCGGCGGAGCGCACGATCTCCTTCCACAGCGGGGCCGCGGAGCGGACCACGATCTACTCCGAGCCGGAGCTGATCGAGGCCCGCGTGCGGCGGTATCTGCCGAAGGAGATTCGCGAGATCGAACTCGCCGTCGACAGCGCCCGCCACTACCACCGCCCCAGCGCCGACCTGCCGGTCGCCGGCCTGAACTGGCTCCTCGACCCCGCCGCCGGCGGCCCGACGGAACTGCACGACGACGAGCTGTTCCGCAGTCTGCCGCTGGCCTTCGCGATCTTCCGCATCTACGCCCGCAACCACCAACACGACCGCGAGATCAACACGGCGCTGGCCAAGGCGGTGGGCGGGGCGGGGGATACGAAGACGAATATGTGA
- the rpsR gene encoding 30S ribosomal protein S18 yields the protein MARSNRLNLRKLRKKRARVKKPMKCRFTGGGEVPRPVYVDYKDVKLLKTLVDREGRIMPRRRTGTCALYQRAVREAVLRARFIGLMPYVPEE from the coding sequence ATGGCCCGCAGCAACCGACTGAACCTTCGCAAGCTCCGTAAGAAGCGGGCTCGCGTCAAAAAGCCGATGAAGTGCCGCTTCACCGGCGGCGGCGAAGTGCCGCGCCCGGTGTACGTGGACTACAAGGACGTCAAGCTGCTGAAGACCCTCGTGGACCGCGAAGGCCGGATCATGCCGCGTCGCCGCACCGGAACCTGCGCCCTGTACCAGCGGGCCGTCCGCGAAGCCGTGCTGCGGGCCCGGTTCATCGGCCTGATGCCCTACGTCCCGGAAGAATAG
- a CDS encoding UvrB/UvrC motif-containing protein encodes MKKCQRCAKPAVFHVTEIEDDEPSEVHFCEEHFHAYMKAEEDSPAELPPDLAADTLKAVQAMQEISEAAAVKKGAGKRCPHCGISFHEFREKGRFGCPGDYDAFREQLVPLVENIHDATRHVGKTPAGAAGGEKSRQFQLIRLRKELAEAIAAEDYERAASLRDEIGGLGGVEAE; translated from the coding sequence ATGAAGAAGTGCCAACGCTGCGCCAAACCGGCGGTCTTTCACGTCACCGAAATCGAGGACGACGAGCCGTCCGAGGTGCATTTCTGCGAAGAGCACTTCCACGCCTACATGAAGGCGGAGGAGGATTCCCCGGCGGAACTGCCCCCGGATCTGGCCGCGGACACTCTCAAAGCCGTTCAGGCGATGCAGGAGATCTCCGAGGCCGCCGCCGTGAAGAAGGGGGCCGGCAAACGCTGCCCGCACTGCGGCATCAGCTTTCACGAGTTCCGCGAGAAGGGCCGCTTCGGCTGCCCCGGCGATTACGACGCCTTCCGCGAGCAACTCGTCCCGCTGGTAGAGAACATCCACGACGCGACCCGGCACGTCGGCAAAACGCCCGCCGGCGCCGCGGGCGGGGAAAAGAGCCGCCAGTTCCAGCTCATCCGTCTGCGGAAGGAACTGGCCGAGGCCATCGCCGCCGAGGACTACGAACGCGCCGCCAGTCTGCGGGACGAAATCGGCGGCCTGGGCGGCGTCGAGGCCGAGTAG
- a CDS encoding 2Fe-2S iron-sulfur cluster-binding protein translates to MPTLTVKNAGSFDVPADKRLVKALTEDAGQDQLHACGGVAKCTTCRVKITDGLPSKMTAAEKAVREAKGLEDPQIRLSCQLLCDHDMTVEVISRFEGSGRKDAGSPVADEIQPSPEWV, encoded by the coding sequence ATGCCCACCCTCACCGTCAAGAACGCCGGCTCCTTCGACGTCCCCGCCGACAAGCGCCTCGTCAAAGCCCTCACCGAGGACGCCGGCCAGGACCAGCTGCACGCCTGCGGCGGCGTGGCGAAGTGCACCACCTGCCGGGTGAAGATCACCGACGGCCTGCCCAGCAAGATGACCGCCGCCGAAAAGGCTGTGCGCGAGGCGAAGGGCCTAGAAGACCCGCAGATCCGCCTCTCCTGCCAACTGCTGTGCGACCACGACATGACCGTCGAGGTGATCAGCCGCTTCGAAGGCAGCGGCCGCAAAGACGCCGGCAGCCCGGTGGCGGACGAGATTCAGCCGAGCCCGGAGTGGGTGTAA
- a CDS encoding M24 family metallopeptidase, with the protein MLDPAAVREELTAAGLDGWLLYDFRGSNPLAHRLLGLDERPSQSRRLFYFIPAVGEPRALVHRIERGSLDHLPGAKHVYLSRQELRAGLVAVLGEAGRVAMEYVPNAGNPYVSTVDAGTVDLVRACGTEVVSSGDLIGRFLSTLTEAQRTDHLRAAAVVEDAFAFATSLIHETTVGGGTIEEGEIRDRLLAFFSRKGCMSYSPPIVARGVHGADCHYETGTGQDTALRRGDFLLLDMWCKVDRPSAPYADITRCFTFGRDPSPREAEAFAAVVRGRDAALNLIRDRFAADEPVRGWEADRVARDLIDAAGYGEAFVHRTGHSMGVNTTHGEGTHLDDLETRDERLFLPNTCFTIEPGVYVDGEVGVRSEIDVLIEPDGTVRVTGGDPQMRIERVG; encoded by the coding sequence ATGCTTGATCCCGCCGCCGTTCGTGAGGAACTGACCGCCGCGGGGCTGGACGGCTGGCTGCTGTACGACTTCCGAGGCTCCAACCCGCTGGCCCATCGCCTGCTGGGGCTGGACGAACGGCCGTCGCAGAGCCGCCGGCTGTTCTACTTCATTCCCGCCGTGGGCGAACCGCGGGCGCTGGTGCACCGCATCGAACGCGGCAGTCTGGACCACCTGCCCGGCGCGAAGCACGTCTACCTTTCCCGGCAGGAACTGCGGGCGGGGTTGGTAGCTGTGCTCGGCGAGGCCGGCCGGGTGGCGATGGAGTACGTCCCGAACGCCGGCAACCCATACGTCTCCACGGTCGACGCCGGCACGGTGGATCTGGTGCGGGCCTGCGGGACGGAGGTCGTCAGCAGCGGGGACCTGATCGGCCGGTTCCTCTCCACCCTGACCGAGGCCCAGCGGACCGATCACCTGCGGGCGGCGGCGGTGGTGGAGGACGCCTTCGCGTTCGCCACGTCGCTGATCCACGAGACGACCGTCGGCGGGGGGACGATCGAGGAGGGAGAGATCCGCGACCGGCTGCTCGCCTTCTTCAGTCGGAAGGGGTGCATGTCGTATTCCCCGCCGATTGTCGCGCGGGGCGTCCACGGGGCCGACTGCCACTACGAAACTGGAACCGGCCAGGACACCGCCCTCCGCCGCGGCGACTTTCTGCTGCTGGATATGTGGTGCAAGGTCGACCGCCCGTCGGCCCCCTATGCGGACATCACCCGCTGTTTCACCTTCGGTCGAGACCCGTCGCCGCGGGAGGCGGAGGCCTTCGCCGCCGTCGTGCGGGGGCGGGACGCGGCGTTGAACCTCATCCGCGACCGCTTCGCCGCGGACGAACCCGTCCGGGGGTGGGAAGCGGATCGCGTGGCCCGGGACCTTATTGACGCCGCCGGGTACGGCGAGGCGTTCGTGCACCGCACCGGGCACAGCATGGGCGTGAACACGACCCACGGCGAGGGCACGCACCTGGACGATCTGGAGACGCGGGACGAACGGCTGTTCCTGCCGAACACCTGTTTCACGATCGAACCGGGGGTGTACGTGGACGGGGAAGTGGGCGTCCGCAGCGAGATCGACGTGCTGATCGAGCCGGACGGAACGGTGCGGGTGACCGGCGGCGACCCGCAGATGCGGATCGAGCGGGTGGGCTGA
- the folE2 gene encoding GTP cyclohydrolase FolE2 translates to MLSPAVVPPPAGRADAHPTAAPPLPAATVSPAAADTVRPADGPLPDVAVSTAPGVRGRLDRVGMSGVQAVAAVTVDGRPALLPALCDLAVSLDDPHSRGIHMSRLYLRAQDALEQGLAPARLARLVEEMVQSHAGVSEGAFCDVSLTLPVRQPSLVSGESGWRHYPVRCGAALTRAGLTLTASVRVEYSSTCPCSAALSRDLTDEAFREAFGTTGEVSAEAVRAWLAKPGSIAGHPHSQRSLADVTVTLDAAAASFGWQDLIEASEAALGTATQGAVKRADEREFARLNAANPMFCEDAARRLAPAVVGLADVRSYEISVRHLESLHPHDAVASVRGEANRDAAA, encoded by the coding sequence ATGCTGTCCCCCGCCGTCGTTCCGCCGCCCGCCGGTCGTGCGGACGCCCACCCGACCGCGGCGCCCCCGCTCCCCGCGGCGACGGTCTCTCCCGCGGCGGCGGACACCGTCCGTCCGGCCGACGGGCCGTTGCCGGACGTGGCGGTCTCCACGGCCCCCGGCGTCCGCGGACGGTTGGACCGGGTCGGGATGAGCGGCGTGCAGGCCGTCGCCGCGGTGACGGTCGACGGCCGGCCCGCCCTGCTGCCGGCGCTGTGCGATCTCGCGGTGAGCCTCGACGACCCGCACAGCCGCGGCATCCACATGTCCCGGCTCTACCTCCGAGCCCAGGACGCGTTGGAGCAGGGCCTCGCCCCGGCCCGGCTGGCTCGGCTGGTCGAGGAGATGGTGCAGTCCCACGCCGGTGTCAGCGAGGGGGCCTTCTGCGACGTCTCGCTCACGCTCCCGGTGCGGCAACCGTCGCTGGTCTCCGGCGAGTCCGGCTGGCGGCACTACCCGGTCCGCTGCGGCGCCGCCCTGACCCGGGCAGGTCTGACGCTCACCGCGTCGGTGCGGGTCGAATATTCCAGTACCTGCCCGTGCAGCGCCGCCCTCTCCCGCGATCTCACGGACGAAGCCTTCCGCGAAGCCTTCGGCACGACCGGCGAAGTTTCCGCGGAGGCCGTGCGGGCCTGGCTGGCGAAGCCCGGTTCGATCGCCGGGCACCCGCACAGTCAGCGGAGCCTCGCCGACGTGACCGTCACCCTCGACGCCGCCGCGGCGAGCTTCGGCTGGCAGGATCTGATCGAAGCCTCCGAGGCCGCCCTCGGCACGGCGACGCAGGGGGCTGTGAAACGGGCCGACGAACGGGAGTTCGCCCGCCTGAACGCCGCCAATCCGATGTTCTGCGAAGACGCCGCCCGCCGGCTCGCCCCGGCGGTCGTCGGGCTGGCCGACGTGCGGAGCTACGAGATCAGCGTCCGGCACCTCGAAAGCCTGCACCCGCACGACGCCGTCGCTTCCGTCCGCGGCGAGGCGAACCGAGACGCGGCCGCCTGA